Below is a window of Scylla paramamosain isolate STU-SP2022 chromosome 14, ASM3559412v1, whole genome shotgun sequence DNA.
TTAAGTAGAGATGTGGGATAAAGTATACAAAAGTTACTTGTCAAGTAGATgattaagaaagaagaaaagataaaagagacatGAATGCCTGGTGTGGTGCCGCCATTATACACCACTATCCCTCGCCTCCCCAATGTCGCCTCCCTTACCGCACTGTGAATGGTGCCACGCGTCGGGCTGTCCGTCTCTGTGAGTGGCTGGAACACATCTTGGGAAGGGCGTCAACACGCGGCCCTGGAACCACACACACGCGCGGCCACACgcatcaccatcgccatcatcagTGTGTGGGGGAAGACTCGTGGTGCACGGGCGTCACCATCGCCAGCGTGGCCATCGTCACAATCGCTCCCGTCGCCGCAATCACAATCGATCGTGGCCGGTGATACGATTGTGATTGCAGCGACGGGAGCGATTGTGACGATGGCCGCGCTGGCGATGGTGACGCCCGTGCACCACGAGTCTGCACCCACGCACTGAGGATGCTGATGGTAATTCCgtgtggccgtgtgtgtgtgtggttccagGGCCGCGTGTTGACGCCCTTCTCAAGATGTGTTACAGCCACTCACAGAGACGGACAGCCCGACGCGTGGCATCATTCACAGTGCCGTAAGGGAGTGCGGCATTGAGCACGCGGAGGGATCAAGGAGTGCCTCGGTGGTGTGTGCGGCACTTGGCATTCATTCTGGCGACAGTGATGGCCACACTCACTGCAGCGTACAGGCACAGGTACATTGGCCATGTGGAGGGCGTCCTGTCGCCATTATTCTGTGAGGGGCGGGCCTCTGCTGGTGAGTCTTCAGCTTTAGTGTCCCCTTCGGCGGTGTTATCAGGGTCATTATCCTGTGAGGGGCGAGCCTCTGCTGGTGCGTCTTCAGCCTCAGTGTCCCCTTCGGCAGTGTCATCAGGGTCATTATCCTGTGAGGGGCGGGCCTCTTCTGGTGTGTCTTCAGCCTCAGTGTCCCCTTCGGTAGTGTCATCTGGGTAATTATCCTGTGAGGGGCGGGCCTCTGCTGGTGCGTCTTCAGCCTCAGTGTCCCCTACGGCGGTATCATCAAAGTCATTATCCTGTGAGGGCCGGGCCTCTTCTGGTGTGTCTTCAGCCTCAGTGCCCCCTTCTGCTGTGTCATCAGGGTCATTATCCTGTGAGAGGCGGGCCTTTGCTGGTGCGTCTTCAGCCTCAGTGTCCCCTTCGGCGGTATCATCTGTGTCATTATCCTGTGAGGGGCGGGCCTCTGCTGGTGCGTCTTCAGCCTCAGTGTCCCCTTCGGCGGTATCATCTGTGTCATTATCCTGTGAGGGGCGGGCCTCTGCTGGTGCGTCTTCAGCCTCAGTGTCCCCTTTGGTGTTGTCACTTGGGCCATTATCCTCTGGGAGTGCCTCTGTTTCTGTGGCCACGGTTGTGCTGATTCCAGAGTCAGGCTGGTCGTCTGTGTGGTCATCGTGACTTTGGGTATCTACGGCAGACAAGCTTGCGGGACCGACGTCTTGCGGAGTGTCATTATACTGTTCCTGCGTCGTCTTGGATGTCCCCATTGCagtaaagagggaggagagggagcgtCGCCACCAGCTGAGCCTTCCGTTCTCTCCATTCCTGGTGGGCGCGAATCATCTCCGTTGCGGCGTCAATCTCCTGAGTGAGGGTGCGGAGATTGGCCGCTTCCTCCAGCGTGGCTTGTATCTTGGGAGCCTCTGTCTGTACTCGCTGGAGTAGGACACGGTCAATGGCCGCCTGTTTTTCCTGGGCCTTCTGGAGCTGCAGCTTTGTGCTCCGTAAGCGGCCCTCCAGGACGGCCTTCtgttctctctgtaacttgGCGTTTTCGTGGGCTTTGCGCTCTGCAGCATCGCGCCTCTTCTTGGTGGCCTTTGTGAGGGCACAAAGGTCCCTGTTGCTTCTTTGGGCAATGGCCTGCAGCGTCTGTACCGTCAAGGACACGTCTAGGAGTCTGTTTTGGTCCTTGACGGTTGACTCCTGCAGCGCCCAAGTCTGGCGCTCGTGGTCCTTGCTGCTGAGAAAGGTCTGGAGGCGCTGGAGGCGCTGCTTATACTCCAGCCTCTTGGACTGGAGCACCTCCCACGAGGGCAGCTCGTGACACTCGGCAACCTTCAGTGCCAGGCCCACGAAGAACACCAGAGCGATTTCCAGCTTCATTATTTTGAACAGAATAATTTTTATGTAAAGTGTACCGAGTTAAGGTATTCGCTGGAAGGTACGAATTCCAAGAAAAGGGGATGGGACaaaaatgggaaggaatgaggttatgtgcagggaagagaagggaggaaaaggagtatgTTAAAGTGGTgatgaggggaggaagatggggatggtgaagagagggagagttagaGAGAAAGTTCTTTGAAGATTTGAAaggtttacttattttcttatttaaatctctctctctctctctctctctctctctctctctctctctctctctctctctctctctctctctctctctctctctctctctctctctctctctctctctctctctctctctctctctctctctctttatctatccatctatctgtatctatctatctatctatctatctgtctatctctttcttatctgATTTCGTCTAATAGCTGCAGAAAGAAgccattttttccattttctgatGTCAGTGACCAAGAAATTTTGTCTGTCAGCATTGCACATCAGTAGGATTTCCATTCAGTCCGGCCGTTAGTTTCTCCGGCTCTCTGTTACTCCGGCCTCCTACCCATGTCACCCCGGCCTACCACGCTCGTCATCCCGGGCTACCACATTGGTCACCCCTGCCTACCACGCTGATCACCCCTGCCTACCACGCTGGTCACTCAGGTCCACAGAATATTATGAAATTATGTTGGTGAAAAAGCGACACCACTTACTCCACGATGCTGCCAGTCACGTCACCATTAATTTAGAGTGTCAGTAAGAAACATGTGGGGTccaagtaaagagaaaaataagtacTAAAATAGTTCAGGTTTTTTATATGAAAATATGCGTccgagcaaaaaagaaaaaaaaagattactaaaataactaaaaatgaTACACGATATACAAAAAAGATCTAAAAAAAGTACGTATAATTAATTTTCTGCAGTAATTAAATATTATAACAGTAGAAGGCGTTCATTATGTACGTATATAAAACTTCCTCATTAATGCAATAATTTTACCTTATTTTAACCCAATCAGTATCACAGCATCAATTTCATCATACTTCAGATACCATTAGAGTATTTTATAAGGTCTCGCATGATATATATTACCATTAAGACGCTGAAAATCACCTTTAATTATTTACCTGATATAATTACACAGAGATATACCAAATCCTAGCAAAATATATTAAGTACTGAAATTAGCCGTAGCAATTAACGTATCCTGAGGACTCCAAGTCAAAACAGTCTCCAGCAACTCACCCCTCCTTGCGCAGACTCCCGCTGTAGTCTCATGATGCGGTCGAAGTGATGCTTGCCGTAGTCAGACCTCACTACCTCTGGCATGGAGGCCCACATCTCCAAGGCCTGGTTCTCCACGCCCTCCGCCGTCACCAGTTGGGTCGCTGCACATAAAGATGGCAGTGTTTAAATATTAGTAGCTGTATATATCATGACAAAGAACAGAGTTTTAAAAGTCTTGTTATGATAGAATGTtcgtgtctgtttgtctgcttgtgtgtgtctggctaGTATTCGCGGACGCTTTGGATTCTCCTAAGGTCTATATCAAAGGTCCTatagatgatgagagagagagagagagagagagagagagagagagagagagagagatgaacaaaaCTTGTAGCACTGGATCATTGTTAAGTGAATCCGTTAGCATAAAACACTGTATACTCACCAGCATTGAAGTTACTCGGCTCCACAGCACAGACAGCCACGCCCCACTGCCTCATCTCCTGCCTGTCGGATCACGGTGCGACgtaacagagaaagggacggAAAAGGAAACAATTAGTGAATGAAACAATGAAGCAatttaactttgcttcttcgtGTCCCCAATTCGCCTAGTAAATAATAGATATAGGATGTTAGCCACTAAGTAGTGATTTTGTAATATGGAGAAAGTGGAAAGTTAATAGTTCttccctcctgtgtgtgtgtgtgtgtgtgtgtgtgtgtgttagtgttagtGTTCCGGTACGTGTGTCCTCCCCTACCTGAGACAGTCGCTGAGTCCCTCCACGGCGTACTTGGTGATGGTGTAAGGAGACATGATGCCTGTACCAATCACCCCCGACACGCTGGACATGTTCACCACCCGACCTGTGGAGAAGATGTGTAGAGAGGACGTGGGAAAGAATTTTTTGAGGTGATGGATGGCAAAGGTGAAGTGAGGGAAGTGACTTAGTAGGTCGAGAAGAGTTGACAAGGAATACCTGAACGTGAATGCAGCTGATTTCTCGAATTGGTCTTTTTAGATGTTGTTATTAGAAACGTCGACTGGGTTGGATGCAAGATGGAAGTGAGAGAAGTCAGTTAATAAGTCCAGAAGAGGtaaagaaatagaggaataaagaaaatggactaATAATATGCTTGTCCTCCTTCAAGTTCTGAATTAGTTAGTGGAATACTAAAAAGAAGGACGCTGAGGTGGAGGCAAATATTAACAGATAGTCAGTTCGGTACGTCTAAAAGAGATAGCGAGAAATGAACACAGAAACAAAgcgatttcttctttttttttttctgagctcAGAGTTGACCGTGGAAAAATTAAACTCGTGTAATATTAGTGCCCATGTTCCTAAACACTTCGGCATCttatatttagtttattttaatATGTCTTAGGTGGTGGCCTTTAAAACAGTCCTCCTGAGAGTCCAAAGCGTTTCCAAATGTGGGAACCGAAAACAAAGCTGGAAGCACCTCACCTCTGGCCCGACGGATGAGTGGCAGGAAGGCTTTGGTCGCCGCTAACACGCCCAGCACGTTGACATCAATGATCTTCTTGTAGGTTTGTAGCGGCACCCACTCCACGTAGCCCCGCGCCATGATCGCAGCGTTGTTGACAAGCCCCCACAACACCTCTGAGGAAGACACACACTTtttatctttgtctgtctttccttttccactcAGTGTATCTCATCCTTCACACCTTCTGCTATTCTTTTCACTAGCTTTACTATCcaaacatccatccatccatcctctgAGGGAAGGCCAATAGTgttatcttttgttttgtttttttcattttttgtcatttctttctATGTGAGCAGAGCACCTTAAGTTCTTTTCGGAACGGTTAATTTAGACGTTCCTTATTCTGCACTTACCTCCTTCCGGCAGCTGCAGCTTCACCTCCTGCACTGCCGCGATAAGCTGCTCTTGCTTGGTGACGTCCATGGGTAAGACAATGAGTCTGTCCGAATGTTGCTCCCTCAGCCTCGCCGCGCCCTCTCCGGCGTCATTTAAACACCCCGCAAAGACCCGGAAGCCCtgacgaggaaggaaaattagCGTTGGACTGACGacaatattttgaaacacttccgtGCAGCCTCCATTACATTTACTATTTACAGTTTCATGTTTacagttttagtgacagattaacaagatttctgcgttattaaaacgaaaaacattcttgagaatccggctgatcatttctgtggcctttgaaaatagtcatagtGAGAGAGCTGAGCGTATCTGAATATCTTCCTGTGAGTTACGTATAAGCTAATCGGCACTTGAATGTAAACAAGCGGCCTCCCAACACACGCCGGCTTTAACGGAAAGATAATTGTTATGCAGTAAAGAATGTGCTGGTCGTTATGATAAGTTCCGCCGCTCGTGATGCCTTTATTAAGTACTTTGTCAATGAACACCAAGCCTTATTTACCTgctgatggaggtggagggcaaGGGCGTGACCGATACCATGATCGCAtcccgtcaccaccactgctttgCCTGCCGCCGACACCTGCAACGAGACCTGAGAAGTGAGTGTGTTCCGGCACGCCCTCACCACTAGCTTAAGAGAAGCAAACAGTTCAGGTCAAGTCAAGAAGCATCCAAGCTAATTTCTTAATGGGAACAAGAAGCATCGAGTCATTTGTGCATTAAGA
It encodes the following:
- the LOC135107024 gene encoding D-beta-hydroxybutyrate dehydrogenase, mitochondrial-like — protein: MGWNFDKTGEVILWGGVSGGVALLLQGLGFSFCSWVFIGCWLLSAAAALQLSCIKVSAAGKAVVVTGCDHGIGHALALHLHQQGFRVFAGCLNDAGEGAARLREQHSDRLIVLPMDVTKQEQLIAAVQEVKLQLPEGEVLWGLVNNAAIMARGYVEWVPLQTYKKIIDVNVLGVLAATKAFLPLIRRARGRVVNMSSVSGVIGTGIMSPYTITKYAVEGLSDCLRQEMRQWGVAVCAVEPSNFNAATQLVTAEGVENQALEMWASMPEVVRSDYGKHHFDRIMRLQRESAQGGEKDLTPVLDALTEALTQRFPRARYRVVDTYYFLKVAAAIHLPEWMFDLLYLPQQTFLSMTSRACNPS